The Chaetodon trifascialis isolate fChaTrf1 chromosome 17, fChaTrf1.hap1, whole genome shotgun sequence genome has a segment encoding these proteins:
- the fabp3 gene encoding fatty acid-binding protein, heart, whose amino-acid sequence MDSFIGTWNLKQSEKFDDYMKALGVGFATRQVGNMTKPTTIISMEGDKVTVKTQSTIKNTELSFKIGEEFDETTADDRHVKSIVTLEDGKMVHIQRWDGKETSLVRAVNGKSLTLTLTLGDVVSTRYYEKAE is encoded by the exons ATGGATTCATTCATCGGCACATGGAACCTCAAGCAGAGCGAGAAATTTGATGACTACATGAAGGCGCtgg GTGTGGGCTTTGCTACTCGTCAGGTGGGCAACATGACCAAGCCCACCACTATCATCTCAATGGAGGGTGACAAGGTGACAGTGAAGACCCAAAGCACCATCAAGAACACAGAGCTCTCCTTCAAGATCGGAGAGGAGTTTGACGAGACCACCGCTGATGACAGGCATGTTAAG TCTATTGTAACACTAGAGGATGGGAAGATGGTGCACATACAGAGGTGGGACGGCAAAGAGACCAGTCTGGTCCGGGCAGTCAACGGCAAATCCCTCACACTG ACACTCACACTTGGAGATGTCGTTTCCACGCGCTACTATGAGAAGGCGGAGTAA